The Vicia villosa cultivar HV-30 ecotype Madison, WI linkage group LG1, Vvil1.0, whole genome shotgun sequence genome includes a region encoding these proteins:
- the LOC131616720 gene encoding uncharacterized protein LOC131616720 — MDDDVEITKVNVPNAEPVVNEHVDEPVLNESAEGDFGLNEPVMNDATEDEPVVNDAAEDEPGCEDDFSQDSNFCEDSEECDEMDWTSVLPPETLGETCSGVNLPHEALDEEDEEHLYTPPGSDNEEDAEKFPTYKSGEGCDFKLGMMFTNKEKIRDAIKEYGMENQKNVFIRKNDARRIVVKCMAGCKFYLRFSKRNGQQFWQIVSYISEHTCYRTADNRNAKTQWLAIRFAHVLRHSPHMKPAGLVAEALQRWGCKISADQAYRAKRRALDLIQGADFDQFSHLRSYAEELLKSNPNSTIVIKPLIGLDACFLKGGYGGQLMSAIGRYGNNQIYPIAYAVVEAETKDSWEWFLHLLLEDLGKFNDKAYGFISDQQKKKKHSGLELNQVMWAAARATSIPLWERSMEKLKLLDGDAWKDKMDIPSKFWTRAHFKTYTKAILEHRDKPIITLLEGIKHYITKRITKQKDLLHGYEGDICPRIQLILERNKKEAQEWTPTWHGDDDLSIFGVTKGQDTYCVNLKSETCSCRKWELSGIPCCHVISCIWNIKKKPETYVSNYYSKVTFEKTYANIVFPTNGPQLWPSVDHVVISPPVMRRAIGRPKKMRNKAADEPENPHVLSRKFATVTCKKCGQTGHNKRTCKGKRAADRTIPKGGNKSKKAKTTTSTKKAKTTKKGKETQVEIGQGSQAPPATQD; from the exons ATGGATGATGATGTAGAAATTACTAAGGTGAATGTGCCTAATGCTGAACCAGTTGTCAATGAACATGTGGATGAACCTGTTTTGAATGAGTCAGCTGAgggtgattttggtttgaatgaaCCTGTTATGAATGATGCAACTGAGGATGAACCTGTTGTGAATGATGCAGCTGAGGATGAACCTGGTTGTGAAGATGACTTCAGCCAAGATAGTAACTTTTGTGAGGATAGTGAAGAGTGTGATGAGATGGATTGGACATCAGTGTTACCCCCTGAGACATTAGGTGAAACTTGTAGTGGAGTCAACTTGCCACATGAAGCTTTAGATGAAGAAGATGAGGAACATTTATATACACCCCCTGGTAGTGATAATGAAGAAGATGCAGAAAAGTTTCCAACTTACAAGAGTGGTGAAGGATGTGATTTCAAATTAGGGATGATGTTTACAAACAAGGAGAAAATAAGGGATGCAATCAAAGAGTATGGAATGGAAAACCAGAAGAATGTGTTCATTAGGAAGAATGATGCTAGGAGGATTGTTGTTAAGTGTATGGCTGGTTGTAAGTTTTATCTGAGGTTCAGTAAGAGGAATGGCCAGCAATTTTGGCAAATTGTGAGCTATATCAGTGAGCATACATGCTATAGGACTGCAGACAATAGGAATGCAAAAACACAATGGCTTGCTATAAGGTTTGCACATGTGCTAAGGCATAGTCCACATATGAAGCCAGCTGGACTTGTGGCTGAAGCACTTCAGAGATGGGGATGCAAGATTTCAGCAGACCAAGCATATAGGGCAAAAAGAAGGGCATTAGATCTAATTCAAGGTGCTGACTTTGACCAATTTAGTCACCTAAGAAGTTATGCAGAGGAGTTGTTGAAGTCCAATCCCAATAGCACTATTGTTATAAA ACCTCTCATTGGATTGGATGCTTGTTTCTTGAAGGGGGGATATGGAGGGCAATTGATGTCAGCAATAGGAAGATATGGGAATAACCAAATATATCCAATTGCATATGCAGTGGTTGAAGCTGAAACAAAAGATTCATGGGAATGGTTCTTGCATCTACTGTTAGAAGACTTAGGTAAATTCAATGATAAAGCTTATGGGTTTATTTCTGACCAGCAGAAG AAAAAGAAGCATTCAGGATTGGAGCTAAATCAAGTTATGTGGGCAGCAGCTAGAGCAACATCAATTCCATTATGGGAGAGATCAATGGAGAAATTGAAGCTACTAGATGGAGATGCATGGAAGGACAAGATGGACATTCCTTCTAAATTCTGGACAAGGGCACACTTCAAGACCTATACAAA GGCAATCCTAGAGCACAGAGACAAGCCCATCATAACCTTGTTGGAGGGAATCAAGCACTACATcacaaaaagaattacaaaacaaAAGGATCTATTACATGGCTATGAAGGAGATATATGTCCTAGAATCCAATTGATACTTGAGAGGAACAAAAAGGAAGCACAAGAGTGGACACCAACTTGGCATGGTGATGATGATCTCTCCATATTTGGAGTGACCAAGGGACAAGATACATACTGTGTGAATCTTAAGAGTGAAACTTGCAGTTGTAGAAAGTGGGAACTGTCTGGAATTCCATGCTGTCATGTTATCTCTTGTATATGGAACATAAAGAAAAAGCCAGAAACTTATGTCTCCAACTATTACAG CAAGGTAACTTTTGAGAAGACATATGCTAATATTGTCTTTCCTACAAATGGGCCACAACTCTGGCCTAGTGTTGACCATGTGGTCATTAGTCCTCCTGTCATGAGAAGAGCAATTGGACGGCCAAAAAAGATGAGAAACAAGGCAGCTGATGAGCCAGAGAATCCTCATGTGCTTTCAAGAAAATTTGCAACAGTGACTTGCAAGAAGTGTGGACAAACTGGTCACAACAAGAGAACATGTAAGGGTAAGAGAGCGGCTGATAGGACAATACCAAAAGGAGGTAACAAGTCTAAGAAGGCAAAGACTACAACTTCAACAAAGAAGGCAAAGACTACAAAGAAGGGCAAGGAAACCCAAGTTGAAATTGGACAGGGATCCCAAGCACCACCAGCTACCCAAGACTGA